The region GGCACGGTAGAGGTTGGGGTGCTGTATGCCTTCATCAGCTATCTCGGGCGTCTTAACGAGCCGTTGATTGAACTGACAACGCAGCAGTCAATGCTGCAGCAGGCGGTAGTCGCCGGTGAGCGCGTGTTCGAGCTGATGGACAGGCCGCGCCAGACTTACGGCTATGATGACGCGCCGCTGCAAAGCGGGTCTATCGATATCGACAATCTCTCTTTTGCTTACCGCGACGATCAACTGGTGCTGCAGGATATCTCCTTGCACGTGGAGCCGCGCAGTTTTGTCGCGCTGGTCGGGCACACCGGCAGTGGCAAAAGTACGCTGGCCAGCCTGTTAATGGGCTATTACCCGCTGACGAAAGGGGAGATCCGTCTGGACGGGCGTCCTCTGTCTGCATTAGGGCATGCGCCGCTGCGCAAAGGTGTGGCGATGGTGCAGCAGGATCCGGTAGTGCTGGCGGACAGCTTCTACGCTAACGTGACGCTGGGGCGTGAAATCAGCGAAGAACAGGTGTGGAAAGCGCTGGAAACGGTGCAGTTAGCTGAGCTGGCGCGCACGATGAGCGACGGTATTTACACACGATTGGGCGAGCAGGGTAATAACCTCTCGGTGGGGCAAAAACAGCTGCTGGCGCTGGCGCGCGTGCTGGTTGATACGCCGCAGATCCTGATTCTGGATGAAGCGACAGCGAACATCGATTCCGGCACCGAACAGGCAATTCAGCACGCGCTGGCGGCCGTGCGTGAGCATACGACGTTGGTGGTGATCGCCCACCGTTTATCGACCATTGTTGAGGCAGAAACGATTCTGGTGCTGCATCGCGGCCAGGCGGTTGAGCGCGGTACTCATCAGCAACTGCTTGAAGCGAAGGGCCGTTACTGGCAGATGTATCAGTTACAGCTTGCCGGTGAGGAGCTGGCTGCCAGCGCGCGCGAAGAGTCGCTTATCGCCTGATGCACCAAAATTAAGCACGCACCTTCACGGACTCTCTGTTGGTGCAAAAAAGTAACGCACCATGCACTGTCATGGTGCGTTTTTCTTTGCGCTTAACCTGCCGAATCATAAGCAAAGTTTTTCCCCTTTCTTGCTCTGCCCGTCCGGGCGCACTAACAACCTGAAATCTTCCCTGTTTTCATTCCTGGCACAACGATTGCAATGTCTATTGCGTGTTAGCTGCGGCCATTATCGAATTCGACTGGAGGGGGATCTATGAAGCTGGTTACCGTGGTGATTAAGCCATTCAAACTTGAAGACGTGCGTGAAGCGCTTTCTTCTATTGGTATTCAAGGGCTGACCGTAACTGAAGTGAAAGGCTTTGGCCGTCAGAAGGGTCACGCTGAGCTGTACCGCGGTGCGGAATATAGCGTCAATTTCCTGCCAAAAGTGAAAATTGATGTGGCGATCGCTGACGATCAACTCGATGAAGTGATCGATGTGATCAGCAAAGCGGCCTACACCGGAAAAATTGGCGACGGCAAAATCTTCGTTGCCGAGCTGCAACGCGTCATTCGTATTCGTACCGGCGAAGCCGACGAAGCGGCACTGTAATACAAGACACACAGTGATGGGGATCGGAACAATGAAAAACACAACATTAAAAACAGCTCTTGCTTCGCTGGCGTTGCTGCCAGGCCTGGCGATGGCGGCTCCCGCTGTGGCGGATAAAGCCGACAACGGCTTTATGATGATTTGCACCGCGCTGGTGCTGTTTATGACCATTCCGGGCATTGCGCTTTTTTACGGCGGTTTGATCCGCGGTAAAAACGTACTGTCAATGCTGACGCAGGTTGCCGTCACCTTCGCTCTGGTGTGCATCCTGTGGGTGGTGTATGGCTACTCGCTGGCATTTGGCGAGGGCAACAGCTTCTTCGGCAGCTTCAACTGGGCAATGTTGAAAAACATCGAACTGAAAGCCGTGATGGGCAGCATTTATCAGTATATCCACGTGGCGTTCCAGGGTTCCTTCGCTTGTATCACCGTTGGCCTGATTGTCGGCGCGCTGGCTGAGCGTATTCGCTTCTCTGCGGTGCTGATTTTTGTGGTGGTATGGCTGACGCTCTCTTACGTGCCGATTGCACACATGGTCTGGGGCGGCGGTCTGCTGGCAACCCACGGCGCGCTGGATTTCGCGGGCGGTACGGTTGTTCACATCAACGCCGCGATTGCAGGTCTGGTGGGTGCTTACCTGATTGGTAAACGCGTGGGCTTTGGCAAAGAAGCATTCAAACCGCATAACCTGCCGATGGTCTTCACTGGTACCGCTATCCTCTATGTTGGCTGGTTTGGCTTCAACGCTGGCTCTGCAAGCTCGGCGAACGAAATCGCGGCGCTGGCCTTTGTGAACACTGTCGTTGCTACTGCGGCCGCTATTCTGGCGTGGGTATTTGGCGAATGGGCAATGCGCGGCAAGCCGTCTCTGCTCGGTGCTTGTTCTGGTGCCATCGCGGGTCTGGTTGGTATCACCCCGGCCTGTGGTTATGTGGGTGTCGGCGGCGCACTGATTGTGGGGCTGATTGCCGGTCTGGCTGGGCTGTGGGGCGTTACTGCGCTGAAACGTATGTTGCGTGTAGATGACCCGTGCGATGTCTTCGGTGTGCACGGTGTATGCGGCATCGTCGGTTGTATCCTGACGGGTATCTTCGCGTCTACGTCGCTGGGCGGTGTCGGTTTCGCTGAAGGTGTGACCATGGGCCATCAGGTGCTGGTGCAGCTGGAAAGCGTTGCCATCACTATCGTGTGGTCTGGCGTGGTGGCCTTTATCGGCTACAAACTGGCGGACATGACGGTAGGTCTGCGCGTACCGGAAGAGCAAGAGCGTGAAGGGCTGGATGTGAACAGCCACGGCGAAAACGCCTATAACGCCTGATTACGTTGAGTTATCTCCTGAGCATAAAAAAGCCTCCGATCGGAGGCTTTTCTTTTTAAAGCATTTAAAGCGCAGTTAGTTGCGATTGCGCATAACGCCTTCCTGCACGCTGGAGGCCACCAGCACACCCTCTTGCGTATAGAACTCACCGCGCACAAAACCGCGAGCGCTGGAAGCTGACGTACTTTCCACACTGTAGAGCAACCACTCGTTCATATTAAACGGGCGATGGAACCACATGGAGTGGTCAATGGTGGCAACCTGCATACCACGCTCAAGAAAGCCCACACCATGCGGCTGAAGCGCAACCGGCAGGAAGTTAAAGTCCGAAGCATATCCAAGCAGATATTGATGCACGCGGAAATCGTCCGGCACGGTGCCGTTTGCGCGGATCCATACCTGGCGGGTAGGATCGGCAACGTGGCCTTTTAGCGGGTTATGAAACTCAACCGGGCGGATCTCCAGAGGCTTGTCACTGAGAAACTTCTCTTTGGCCTGCGGAGGCAACAAGTGGGCAAGCGCGCGGGCAATATCCGTTTCGGATTGCAGTGAATCCGGCGACGGTG is a window of Enterobacter sp. R4-368 DNA encoding:
- a CDS encoding SmdB family multidrug efflux ABC transporter permease/ATP-binding protein, producing the protein MRNFTKQWPTLKRLLKYGSPWRKPLAKAVLMLWVAAIAEVSGPALISYFIDNMVAKNYLPLGMVAGMAAVYVGLQLLAALLHYAQALLFNQAAVGVVQQLRTDVMDAALRQPLSAFDTQPVGQIISRVTNDTEVIRDLYVTVVATVLRSAALIGAMLVAMFSLDWRMALVAMAIFPAVLIVMLLYQRYSTPIVRRMRAYLADINDGFNEIINGMSVIQQFRQQARFGERMSESSRSHYIARMQTLRLDGFLLRPLLSLFSALVLCGLLMLFGFSSVGTVEVGVLYAFISYLGRLNEPLIELTTQQSMLQQAVVAGERVFELMDRPRQTYGYDDAPLQSGSIDIDNLSFAYRDDQLVLQDISLHVEPRSFVALVGHTGSGKSTLASLLMGYYPLTKGEIRLDGRPLSALGHAPLRKGVAMVQQDPVVLADSFYANVTLGREISEEQVWKALETVQLAELARTMSDGIYTRLGEQGNNLSVGQKQLLALARVLVDTPQILILDEATANIDSGTEQAIQHALAAVREHTTLVVIAHRLSTIVEAETILVLHRGQAVERGTHQQLLEAKGRYWQMYQLQLAGEELAASAREESLIA
- the glnK gene encoding P-II family nitrogen regulator; this encodes MKLVTVVIKPFKLEDVREALSSIGIQGLTVTEVKGFGRQKGHAELYRGAEYSVNFLPKVKIDVAIADDQLDEVIDVISKAAYTGKIGDGKIFVAELQRVIRIRTGEADEAAL
- the amtB gene encoding ammonium transporter AmtB, producing MKNTTLKTALASLALLPGLAMAAPAVADKADNGFMMICTALVLFMTIPGIALFYGGLIRGKNVLSMLTQVAVTFALVCILWVVYGYSLAFGEGNSFFGSFNWAMLKNIELKAVMGSIYQYIHVAFQGSFACITVGLIVGALAERIRFSAVLIFVVVWLTLSYVPIAHMVWGGGLLATHGALDFAGGTVVHINAAIAGLVGAYLIGKRVGFGKEAFKPHNLPMVFTGTAILYVGWFGFNAGSASSANEIAALAFVNTVVATAAAILAWVFGEWAMRGKPSLLGACSGAIAGLVGITPACGYVGVGGALIVGLIAGLAGLWGVTALKRMLRVDDPCDVFGVHGVCGIVGCILTGIFASTSLGGVGFAEGVTMGHQVLVQLESVAITIVWSGVVAFIGYKLADMTVGLRVPEEQEREGLDVNSHGENAYNA
- the tesB gene encoding acyl-CoA thioesterase II translates to MSQALSNLLALLNLEKIEEGLFRGQSEDLGLRQVFGGQVVGQALYAAKETVPAERLVHSFHSYFLRPGDSEKPIVYDVEVLRDGNSFSARRVAAIQNGKPIFYMTASFQAPETGYEHQKTMPPAPSPDSLQSETDIARALAHLLPPQAKEKFLSDKPLEIRPVEFHNPLKGHVADPTRQVWIRANGTVPDDFRVHQYLLGYASDFNFLPVALQPHGVGFLERGMQVATIDHSMWFHRPFNMNEWLLYSVESTSASSARGFVRGEFYTQEGVLVASSVQEGVMRNRN